A single genomic interval of Streptococcus oralis subsp. dentisani harbors:
- a CDS encoding cysteine desulfurase family protein: MIYLDNAATTPMSATAITAMTKVMQETHGNPSSIHSHGRQAGKLLREARQELAHLLGTKPQHIFFTSGGTESNNTAIIGYCLRHQECGKHIITTAIEHHSVLETIDYLVQHFGFEVTIIQPVNQEITAQQIQKALRDDTILVSTMYANNETGSLLPIAEIGRILKEHPAAYHVDAVQAIGKIPIHPEELGIDFLSASAHKFHGPKGVGFLYASSADFDSYLHGGDQEQKKRAGTENLAAIVGMVAALKEDLDHQAEHYQKLSALKSTFLEEIAGLDYYLNESQHQLPYVFNIGFPGQKNDLLLLRLDLEGISISTGSACTAGVVQTSHVLEALYGANSHRLKESVRISLSPLNTEEELKQLAQTLKNIIGD, encoded by the coding sequence TTGATTTATTTGGACAATGCTGCTACTACTCCTATGTCAGCGACAGCCATAACAGCAATGACCAAGGTCATGCAAGAAACCCATGGGAATCCTTCTAGTATTCACAGTCATGGTCGTCAGGCTGGCAAACTGCTCCGTGAAGCGCGTCAAGAATTAGCCCACTTACTAGGAACCAAACCTCAACATATCTTTTTCACATCTGGTGGTACAGAAAGTAACAATACAGCTATTATCGGCTATTGTCTCCGCCATCAAGAATGTGGAAAACATATCATCACAACGGCTATTGAACACCATTCTGTACTTGAGACCATTGATTACCTGGTGCAACATTTTGGCTTTGAAGTAACCATCATTCAACCAGTGAATCAAGAAATCACTGCACAACAAATTCAAAAAGCTTTGCGTGACGATACCATTCTCGTTTCCACCATGTATGCTAATAATGAAACAGGCAGTCTCTTACCTATCGCTGAGATTGGACGTATTTTAAAAGAGCATCCTGCCGCTTATCATGTAGATGCTGTTCAAGCTATCGGGAAAATTCCTATCCATCCCGAGGAATTAGGAATTGATTTCCTCAGCGCTTCTGCCCACAAATTCCATGGACCCAAAGGAGTCGGATTTCTTTACGCTTCTTCCGCGGACTTTGATTCCTACCTCCACGGTGGGGACCAAGAACAAAAGAAACGGGCTGGAACAGAAAACCTTGCTGCCATTGTAGGGATGGTTGCTGCCCTCAAAGAAGACTTGGATCATCAGGCTGAGCATTACCAAAAACTAAGTGCACTCAAATCGACTTTTTTAGAAGAAATTGCAGGCCTCGACTACTATCTCAATGAAAGTCAACACCAACTCCCTTATGTTTTCAACATTGGCTTTCCTGGTCAAAAAAATGATTTGCTCTTGCTACGGTTAGACCTTGAAGGAATCTCAATTTCTACTGGTTCTGCTTGTACTGCTGGTGTTGTGCAAACTAGCCATGTCCTAGAGGCCCTTTATGGAGCCAATTCCCATCGCTTAAAAGAATCTGTCCGTATCAGTCTGTCTCCTCTTAATACTGAGGAGGAACTGAAACAACTGGCACAAACCTTAAAAAATATTATTGGAGATTAA
- a CDS encoding ribose-phosphate diphosphokinase: MSDRNNMKLFTLNSNPEIAQKIADTVGVPLGKLSSRQFSDGEIQVNIEESVRGYDVYIIQSTSYPVSNHLMELLIMVDACVRASAHSINVVLPYFGYARQDRIASSREPLTAKLVANMLVKAGVSRVLTLDLHAVQVQGFFDIPVDNLYTIPLFAKHYCDKGLLGPDVVVVSPKNSGVKRARSLAEYLDAPIAIIDYAQDDSERSQGYIIGDVEGKKAILIDDILNTGRTFSEAAKIVEREGATEIYAVSSHGLFVEGAADLLDSTNIKEILVTDSVATKERTPKNVCYITASELIGDAIVRIHERKPVSPLFAYNKKK, encoded by the coding sequence ATGTCAGATAGAAACAACATGAAACTTTTCACCCTAAACTCTAACCCAGAAATCGCTCAAAAGATTGCGGATACAGTTGGTGTACCTCTCGGAAAATTATCCTCTCGTCAATTTTCTGATGGTGAAATCCAGGTCAACATTGAAGAGAGTGTCCGCGGTTACGATGTCTACATCATCCAATCAACCAGCTACCCCGTTAGCAACCACTTGATGGAGTTGTTAATCATGGTCGATGCTTGTGTACGTGCAAGTGCTCATAGTATCAACGTTGTTCTTCCTTACTTTGGTTATGCTCGTCAGGATCGTATCGCTTCTTCTCGCGAACCCCTCACTGCAAAACTCGTTGCTAATATGCTCGTCAAAGCAGGTGTTAGCCGTGTTCTAACCCTTGATCTACATGCCGTTCAGGTGCAAGGTTTCTTTGACATTCCTGTAGACAATCTTTATACAATTCCTCTTTTTGCTAAACACTATTGTGACAAGGGCTTACTTGGACCAGATGTTGTTGTTGTTAGTCCTAAAAACTCTGGTGTCAAGCGCGCTCGTAGCTTAGCTGAATACCTAGATGCACCAATCGCAATCATCGACTATGCTCAAGATGACTCAGAGCGGAGCCAAGGATATATCATTGGAGATGTTGAGGGCAAGAAAGCTATCTTAATTGATGACATCCTAAACACTGGCCGTACCTTCTCAGAAGCGGCAAAAATCGTTGAGCGTGAAGGTGCAACTGAAATCTATGCGGTATCCAGTCATGGTCTCTTTGTAGAAGGCGCTGCTGATCTTCTTGATTCCACTAACATCAAAGAAATCCTTGTGACAGACTCAGTAGCCACAAAAGAAAGAACTCCGAAAAATGTGTGCTACATTACCGCTAGCGAATTGATCGGTGATGCGATTGTCCGCATCCACGAAAGAAAACCAGTCAGCCCACTCTTTGCATACAACAAAAAGAAATAA